The Thermodesulfobacteriota bacterium nucleotide sequence TCGCAGATGCCGGCGGCCAGGATCGGGTCTGGCTCGGTGGTGCCCCGGGCCTGACGGACCGTGGCGACATGGTCGACATTGACAGCCAGATACGGCATCGTTTTTCTCCTCGCCTCCTGTTGCAGTCGGGCGGCCAGCTCCTCTTCCCGGGCAGCCATGGCCGCAGCCTCCTTCTCGGAACGTTCATGATCGAGGCCCAGAAGATGCACCAGGCCATGGATGAAGAGGTCCCGGACCCGTTGGTGGACCGTTACCCCCAGACGCCGGGCCTCCCGGGTCGCCGTGTCCAGGGAGATGACCACATCCCCCAGGACCGTCAGCCCCGGCGGCAAGGGACCCGCCTCGGCCATGGTCATGGGAAAGGACAGCACGTTGGTGGGCCGGTCCTTGCCCCGGTACCGGCGGTTGAGCTCCTGCATCCGGTGGTCGCCCACCAGCAGCACGGACAGCTCGGCCTCTTCCTGCCCGACAAGCGCCAGCAGCCGCTCTCCCAGCCGGCCAGCATACTCCGCGCCCACCGGCGCGCCGGCCGGCAGCTCACTGGTGACCGCCACTGGCATCAGGCCACCTCGCCCTGGCGGCCGGTCTTGCCGTCCGGCGCCGGGAGGACGGCCCGGCCGCTGTCCTCCCGCTCGTCATAGGCGCGGATGATCTTTTGCACCAGGGGATGGCGGACCACGTCCTGGTCCGAGAAATGGACAAAGGCCAGCCCATCGATGCCGGCCAGAACGCGGATCGCCTCCACCAGCCCGGAGCCCTGGCGCTCGGGCAGATCGATCTGGGTGATGTCGCCGGTGACCACGGCCTTGGACTGGAAGCCCAGGCGGGTCAGGAACATCTTCATCTGCTCGTGGGTGGTGTTCTGGGCCTCGTCCAGAATGACGAAGGCGTTGTTGAGGGTCCGGCCCCGCATGAAGGCCAGAGGGGCGATCTCGATGGCCCCCCGCTCGGTGAGGTCCATGGCCCGCTCCGGCCCCAGCATGTCGGCGAGGGCGTCCCGCAGCGGCCGCAGGTAGGGGTTGACCTTCTGGGCCAGATCCCCGGGCAGAAAGCCCAGCTTTTCTCCCGCCTCCACCGCGGGCCGGGTGAGGATGATGCTCTTGACCGCGTCGCTGGCCAGGGCCGCAATGGCCATGGCCACCGCCAGATAGGTCTTGCCGGTGCCGGCCGGGCCGACGCCGAAGACCACGTCGTTGGCCCGGATCGCCTCGATGTAGAGCTTCTGGTTGAGGCTCTTCGGCGACACCACCCGGCGGCTGGCGGTGATGTAGACCTGATCCAGGAAGATCTCCTTGAGGGAGGTTTTGGGGGAGCGCTCCAGGACCCGCAGGGCGAAGGCCACGTCCTGGGGATAGACCGGGTAGCCGTGGCCCAGGAGGTCATAGAGCTGCTCCAGGACCCGGCCCGCCACCTCCACGGCATGGGGCGGGCCGGAGAGCACCACCGCGTTGCCCCGGGCCCGGACGGTGATGTCGGCGGCCTTCTCGATGGTGACCAGATTGCGGTTGAGGTCGCCGTAGAGCTGTCGGGCCTGCTCGTGATCGGCGAAGGTGATTTCCAGTCGGCTGGAGTCAGGGCCGGGCTTCAAGGCAGATGTCAGTTCCGGGGGCAGAATCGAGGCATGGAGACTGGTACGGTATACCTACTGGACGGACCGGTCTTTGTCAACAGGGCCGTGATCGGCATAGCGCTGGCGGAGCTCGTCGAT carries:
- a CDS encoding PhoH family protein, which encodes MKPGPDSSRLEITFADHEQARQLYGDLNRNLVTIEKAADITVRARGNAVVLSGPPHAVEVAGRVLEQLYDLLGHGYPVYPQDVAFALRVLERSPKTSLKEIFLDQVYITASRRVVSPKSLNQKLYIEAIRANDVVFGVGPAGTGKTYLAVAMAIAALASDAVKSIILTRPAVEAGEKLGFLPGDLAQKVNPYLRPLRDALADMLGPERAMDLTERGAIEIAPLAFMRGRTLNNAFVILDEAQNTTHEQMKMFLTRLGFQSKAVVTGDITQIDLPERQGSGLVEAIRVLAGIDGLAFVHFSDQDVVRHPLVQKIIRAYDEREDSGRAVLPAPDGKTGRQGEVA